A window of Rattus norvegicus strain BN/NHsdMcwi chromosome 14, GRCr8, whole genome shotgun sequence contains these coding sequences:
- the Tlr6 gene encoding toll-like receptor 6 (The RefSeq protein has 3 substitutions compared to this genomic sequence) — MVKSLWDSLCNMSQDREPIVESFHFVCTLALIVGSMTQFSDELESVVDYSNKNLTHVPKDLSPSTKSLSLSQNSISDLQMSDISFLSELRVLRLSHNRIRRLDFGVFLLNRDLEYLDVSHNQLQNISCCPMVNLKHLDLSFNDFEVLPVYKEFGNLRKLSFLGLSAAKFRQLDLLPISHLHLSCVLLDLVNYQIKDGETESLQVPNTNVLHLVFHPNSLFSVQVNISVNALGCLQLSNIKLNDENCQSLIIFLSELTRGPTLLNLTLQHIETNWKCFVRLLQFLWPRPVEYLNIYNLTITESISRETFIYVETVLKSLKIEHVTNQVFLFVKDALYSVFAEMNIRMLTLSDTPFIHMVCPEFPSTFAFLNFTQNVFTDSIFQGCSTLKRLETLILQRNGLKNLFKVALMTKTMSSLETLDVSLNSLNSHVYDRTCAWAESIRVLNLSSNVLSDSVFRCLPPKVKVLDLHNNRIVSIPKDVTHLQALQELNVASNFLTDLPGCGAFSSLSVLVIDHNSVSHPSSDFFQSCQNIRSITAGNNPFRCTCELREFVKNIGQASREVVEGWPDSYRCDYPDSIKGTPLQDFHMSPLSCDTILLTVTIGATLLLLAAIGASLCLYFDLPWYLRMLWQWTQTRHRARNIPLEELQRNLQFHAFVSYSEHDSAWVKNELLPNLEKDDIRVCLHERNFVPGKSIVENIIHFIEKSYKSIFVLSPHFIQSEWCHYELYFAHHNLFHEGSDNLILILLEPIQQNNIPSRYHKLRALMAQRTYLEWPIEKGKRGLFWANLRASFIMKLALVNENDVKT, encoded by the coding sequence ATGGTAAAATCCCTCTGGGATAGCCTCTGCAACATGTCCCAAGACAGAGAACCCATCGTGGAGAGTTTCCATTTTGTTTGCACCCTGGCCTTAATAGTCGGAAGCATGACCCAGTTCTCTGATGAATTTGAGTCTGTAGTAGACTATTCAAACAAGAACCTTACTCATGTCCCAAAAGACCTGTCACCAAGCACAAAATCCTTGAGTCTGTCTCAAAACTCCATATCTGATCTTCAGATGTCTGATATCAGCTTTCtgtcagagctgagagttctgagaCTCTCCCACAACAGAATACGGAGACTTGACTTTGGTGTGTTCTTGCTCAATCGGGACTTAGAATACCTGGATGTCTCTCACAATCAGTTACAAAACATCTCTTGCTGTCCTATGGTGAACTTGAAACATCTAGACCTCTCATTCAATGACTTTGAAGTGCTGCCCGTGTATAAGGAATTTGGCAACTTGATGAAGCTGAGTTTCTTGGGATTAAGTGCTGCAAAGTTCCGACAACTGGATCTGCTCCCAATTTCTCACTTGCACCTGAGCTGTGTTCTTCTGGACTTGGTGAATTATCAGATAAAAGATGGTGAAACAGAAAGTCTTCAGGTTCCAAATACCAACGTTCTCCATTTGGTCTTTCATCCGAATAGCCTGTTCTCTGTGCAAGTGAACATATCTGTAAATGCTTTAGGATGCTTACAACTGAGTAATATTAAATTGAATGATAAAAACTGTCAAagcttaattatatttttatcagAACTCACCAGAGGTCCAACCTTATTGAATCTGACCCTCCAGCACATAGAAACAAACTGGAAGTGCTTTGTTAGACTTTTACAATTCCTTTGGCCCAGACCTGTGGAGTATCTCAATATTTACAACTTAACGATAACTGAGAGCATAAGCAGGGAGACATTTATTTACGTGGAGACGGTGTTGAAGTCACTGAAGATAGAGCATGTCACAAACCAAGTGTTCCTCTTTGTGAAGGATGCACTATATTCTGTGTTTGCAGAAATGAACATCAGGATGCTCACACTGTCAGACACGCCATTCATCCACATGGTGTGCCCTGAGTTCCCAAGCACATTTGCATTTCTGAACTTTACCCAGAACGTTTTTACTGACAGCATTTTTCAAGGCTGTTCCACCTTGAAGAGACTGGAGACACTTATCTTGCAAAGGAATGGTTTAAAGAACCTTTTTAAGGTAGCTCTCATGACCAAGACTATGTCCTCTCTGGAAACATTGGATGTCAGTTTGAATTCTTTGAACTCTCATGTGTATGACAGAACATGTGCTTGGGCCGAGAGCATACGGGTGTTGAATTTGTCTTCGAATGTACTTTCGGACTCTGTCTTCAGGTGCTTACCTCCCAAGGTCAAGGTCCTTGACCTTCACAACAACAGGATAGTGAGCATCCCTAAAGATGTCACCCACCTGCAAGCTTTGCAGGAACTCAATGTCGCATCCAATTTTTTAACTGACCTTCCTGGATGTGGAGCCTTCAGTAGCCTTTCTGTGCTGGTCATCGACCATAACTCAGTTTCCCAcccctcctctgatttcttccaGAGCTGTCAGAATATCAGGTCCATAACAGCGGGGAACAACCCATTCCGATGCACATGTGAGCTGAGGGAGTTTGTCAAAAACATAGGTCAGGCATCAAGAGAAGTGGTGGAGGGCTGGCCTGACTCTTACAGATGTGATTACCCAGACAGCATTAAGGGAACCCCACTGCAGGACTTCCACATGTCTCCACTGTCCTGCGATACAATTCTACTGACTGTCACCATTGGGGCCACTCTGCTGCTACTGGCTGCCATTGGGGCTTCCCTCTGTCTCTACTTTGATCTGCCCTGGTATCTCAGGATGCTATGGCAGTGGACACAGACCAGGCACAGGGCCAGGAACATCCCCTTAGAGGAACTGCAGAGGAACCTCCAGTTCCATGCTTTTGTCTCATACAGTGAGCATGATTCTGCCTGGGTGAAGAATGAATTACTACCAAACCTAGAGAAAGATGACATTCGGGTTTGCCTCCATGAGAGAAACTTTGTCCCTGGCAAGAGCATTGTGGAGAACATCATACACTTCATTGAGAAGAGTTACAAGTCCATCTTTGTGCTGTCTCCCCACTTCATCCAGAGTGAGTGGTGCCATTATGAACTCTACTTTGCCCATCACAATCTCTTCCACGAAGGGTCTGATAACTTAATCCTGATCTTGCTGGAACCCATCCAACAGAACAACATTCCCAGTAGATACCACAAGCTGAGGGCTCTCATGGCACAGCGGACTTACTTGGAATGGCCTATTGAGAAGGGTAAACGTGGGCTGTTTTGGGCCAACCTTAGAGCTTCTTTTATTATGAAGCTAGCCTTAGTTAATGAGAATGATGTGAAAACTTGA
- the Tlr1 gene encoding toll-like receptor 1 isoform X1, producing the protein MNSSSLKHVYCHTMTKTQSTIFYCIVVLGLILIKIQLSEESELIIKRPNANLTRVPKDLPLQTTTLDVSQNNISELQTSDILLLSKLRVFIMSYNRLQYLNISVFKFNTELEYLDLSHNELRLISCHATADLKHLDLSFNAFDALPICKEFGNLSQLQFLGLSGSQIQNSSVQLIAHLNISKVLLVLGDTYGEKEDPKCLQHISTETLHIVFPSKREFHFLLDMSVSTAISLELSNIKCVLEDKNCSYFLGTLERLRKTQRLSNLTLNNVDTTWNSFINILQLVWHTPVKSFSISNVKLKGHFNFRRFHYSDTSLRALSIHQVVTDVFSFPQSNIYSIFSNMNIQSFTVSGTRMVHMLCPDQISPFLYLDFTDNLLTDIVFEDCRNLIRLKTLSLQKNQLKTLENIILMSMEMTSLQKLDISQNSLRYSDAGSPCSWTQSLLVLNLSSNMLTDSVFRCLPPKVKVLDLHNNRIVSISKDVTHLQALQELNVASNFLTDLPGCGAFSSLSVLVIDHNSVSHPSSDFFQSCQNIRSITAGNNPFRCTCELREFVKNIGQASREVVEGWPDSYRCDYPDSIKGTPLQDFHMSPLSCDTILLTVTIGATLLLLAAIGASLCLYFDLPWYLRMLWQWTQTRHRARNIPLEELQRNLQFHAFVSYSGHDSAWVKNELLPNLEKDDIRVCLHERNFVPGKSIVENIIHFIEKSYKSIFVLSPHFIQSEWCHYELYFAHHNLFHEGSDNLILILLEPIPQYSIPTNYHKLKTLMARRTYLEWPTEKSKHGLFWANLRASINVKLVNQAEATCYTQQ; encoded by the coding sequence ATGAATAGCAGCAGCCTCAAGCATGTCTATTGCCACACAATGACTAAAACACAGTCCACCATCTTCTATTGTATTGTTGTCTTAGGGCTGATACTTATCAAAATCCAGTTATCTGAGGAAAGTGAGTTGATCATTAAGAGGCCAAATGCAAACCTTACCAGAGTGCCCAAGGACCTACCCTTGCAAACAACTACTTTAGATGTATCACAAAACAATATATCTGAGCTTCAGACTTCTGACATACTCTTGTTGTCCAAACTGAGGGTCTTCATTATGTCCTACAACAGACTCCAGTATCTTAATATCAGTGTTTTCAAATTCAACACGGAACTGGAATATTTGGATTTGTCCCACAATGAGTTAAGGCTGATCTCTTGCCACGCAACAGCCGACCTCAAACATTTAGACCTCTCCTTTAATGCATTTGATGCCCTGCCCATATGCAAAGAGTTTGGCAACCTGTCCCAACTACAGTTTCTGGGATTGAGCGGTTCTCAGATACAAAATTCAAGTGTGCAGCTGATTGCTCATCTGAACATCAGTAAGGTTTTGCTGGTGTTAGGAGACACTTATGGGGAAAAAGAAGATCCCAAGTGTCTTCAGCACATTAGCACTGAGACTCTGCATATCGTTTTCCCTTCCAAAAGAGAATTCCATTTTCTTCTGGACATGTCTGTCAGCACGGCCATCAGTTTGGAACTGTCTAACATCAAGTGTGTGCTTGAGGACAAGAACTGCTCTTACTTCCTAGGTACCTTAGAAAGACTTAGAAAGACTCAGAGGCTCTCAAATCTTACCCTGAACAACGTGGACACAACATGGAATTCCTTCATTAACATCCTTCAGCTGGTTTGGCATACACCAGTCAAGTCTTTCTCAATTTCAAACGTGAAACTAAAAGGTCATTTTAACTTCAGAAGATTCCATTATTCTGACACTTCTCTGAGGGCTTTGTCGATACATCAAGTTGTCACTGATGTGTTCAGCTTCCCCCAAAGTAACATATACAGCATCTTCTCCAATATGAACATCCAAAGTTTTACAGTATCTGGAACACGCATGGTCCACATGCTTTGCCCAGACCAAATTAGCCCATTTCTGTATTTGGACTTTACAGATAACCTTTTAACAGACATAGTTTTTGAAGACTGTAGAAATTTAATTAGATTGAAAACACTTAGTTTACAAAAGAATCAGTTAAAAACACTTGAAAATATAATTCTTATGTCTATGGAGATGACATCCCTACAAAAACTAGACATTAGCCAGAATTCTCTAAGGTACAGTGATGCGGGAAGCCCATGCTCCTGGACCCAGAGTTTGTTAGTTTTAAATTTGTCTTCAAACATGCTTACGGACTCTGTCTTCAGGTGCTTACCTCCCAAGGTCAAGGTCCTTGACCTTCACAACAACAGGATAGTGAGCATCTCTAAAGATGTCACCCACCTGCAAGCTTTGCAGGAACTCAATGTCGCATCCAATTTTTTAACTGACCTTCCTGGATGTGGAGCCTTCAGTAGCCTTTCTGTGCTGGTCATCGACCATAACTCAGTTTCCCAcccctcctctgatttcttccaGAGCTGTCAGAATATCAGGTCCATAACAGCGGGGAACAACCCATTCCGATGCACATGTGAGCTGAGGGAGTTTGTCAAAAACATAGGTCAGGCATCAAGAGAAGTGGTGGAGGGCTGGCCTGACTCTTACAGGTGTGATTACCCAGACAGCATTAAGGGAACCCCACTGCAGGACTTCCACATGTCTCCACTGTCCTGCGATACAATTCTACTGACTGTCACCATTGGGGCCactctgctgctgctggctgccaTTGGGGCTTCCCTCTGTCTCTACTTTGATCTGCCCTGGTATCTCAGGATGCTATGGCAGTGGACACAGACCAGGCACAGGGCCCGGAACATCCCCTTAGAGGAACTGCAGAGGAACCTCCAGTTCCATGCTTTTGTCTCATACAGTGGGCATGATTCTGCCTGGGTGAAGAATGAATTACTACCAAACCTAGAGAAAGATGACATTCGGGTTTGCCTCCATGAGAGAAACTTTGTCCCTGGCAAGAGCATTGTGGAGAACATCATACACTTCATTGAGAAGAGTTACAAGTCCATCTTTGTGCTGTCTCCCCACTTCATCCAGAGTGAGTGGTGCCATTATGAACTCTACTTTGCCCATCACAATCTCTTCCACGAAGGGTCTGATAACTTAATCCTGATCTTGCTGGAACCAATTCCACAGTACTCCATCCCTACCAATTACCACAAGCTCAAAACTCTCATGGCACGGAGGACCTATTTGGAATGGCCCACAGAAAAGAGCAAGCATGGACTCTTTTGGGCAAATCTAAGAGCATCCATTAATGTTAAGCTGGTCAACCAGGCAGAAGCAACATGTTACACACAGCAATAA
- the Tlr6 gene encoding toll-like receptor 6 isoform X1 → MVKSLWDSLCNMSQDREPIVESFHFVCTLALIVGSMTQFSDEFESVVDYSNKNLTHVPKDLSPSTKSLSLSQNSISDLQMSDISFLSELRVLRLSHNRIRRLDFGVFLLNRDLEYLDVSHNQLQNISCCPMVNLKHLDLSFNDFEVLPVYKEFGNLMKLSFLGLSAAKFRQLDLLPISHLHLSCVLLDLVNYQIKDGETESLQVPNTNVLHLVFHPNSLFSVQVNISVNALGCLQLSNIKLNDKNCQSLIIFLSELTRGPTLLNLTLQHIETNWKCFVRLLQFLWPRPVEYLNIYNLTITESISRETFIYVETVLKSLKIEHVTNQVFLFVKDALYSVFAEMNIRMLTLSDTPFIHMVCPEFPSTFAFLNFTQNVFTDSIFQGCSTLKRLETLILQRNGLKNLFKVALMTKTMSSLETLDVSLNSLNSHVYDRTCAWAESIRVLNLSSNVLSDSVFRCLPPKVKVLDLHNNRIVSIPKDVTHLQALQELNVASNFLTDLPGCGAFSSLSVLVIDHNSVSHPSSDFFQSCQNIRSITAGNNPFRCTCELREFVKNIGQASREVVEGWPDSYRCDYPDSIKGTPLQDFHMSPLSCDTILLTVTIGATLLLLAAIGASLCLYFDLPWYLRMLWQWTQTRHRARNIPLEELQRNLQFHAFVSYSEHDSAWVKNELLPNLEKDDIRVCLHERNFVPGKSIVENIIHFIEKSYKSIFVLSPHFIQSEWCHYELYFAHHNLFHEGSDNLILILLEPIQQNNIPSRYHKLRALMAQRTYLEWPIEKGKRGLFWANLRASFIMKLALVNENDVKT, encoded by the coding sequence ATGGTAAAATCCCTCTGGGATAGCCTCTGCAACATGTCCCAAGACAGAGAACCCATCGTGGAGAGTTTCCATTTTGTTTGCACCCTGGCCTTAATAGTCGGAAGCATGACCCAGTTCTCTGATGAATTTGAGTCTGTAGTAGACTATTCAAACAAGAACCTTACTCATGTCCCAAAAGACCTGTCACCAAGCACAAAATCCTTGAGTCTGTCTCAAAACTCCATATCTGATCTTCAGATGTCTGATATCAGCTTTCtgtcagagctgagagttctgagaCTCTCCCACAACAGAATACGGAGACTTGACTTTGGTGTGTTCTTGCTCAATCGGGACTTAGAATACCTGGATGTCTCTCACAATCAGTTACAAAACATCTCTTGCTGTCCTATGGTGAACTTGAAACATCTAGACCTCTCATTCAATGACTTTGAAGTGCTGCCCGTGTATAAGGAATTTGGCAACTTGATGAAGCTGAGTTTCTTGGGATTAAGTGCTGCAAAGTTCCGACAACTGGATCTGCTCCCAATTTCTCACTTGCACCTGAGCTGTGTTCTTCTGGACTTGGTGAATTATCAGATAAAAGATGGTGAAACAGAAAGTCTTCAGGTTCCAAATACCAACGTTCTCCATTTGGTCTTTCATCCGAATAGCCTGTTCTCTGTGCAAGTGAACATATCTGTAAATGCTTTAGGATGCTTACAACTGAGTAATATTAAATTGAATGATAAAAACTGTCAAagcttaattatatttttatcagAACTCACCAGAGGTCCAACCTTATTGAATCTGACCCTCCAGCACATAGAAACAAACTGGAAGTGCTTTGTTAGACTTTTACAATTCCTTTGGCCCAGACCTGTGGAGTATCTCAATATTTACAACTTAACGATAACTGAGAGCATAAGCAGGGAGACATTTATTTACGTGGAGACGGTGTTGAAGTCACTGAAGATAGAGCATGTCACAAACCAAGTGTTCCTCTTTGTGAAGGATGCACTATATTCTGTGTTTGCAGAAATGAACATCAGGATGCTCACACTGTCAGACACGCCATTCATCCACATGGTGTGCCCTGAGTTCCCAAGCACATTTGCATTTCTGAACTTTACCCAGAACGTTTTTACTGACAGCATTTTTCAAGGCTGTTCCACCTTGAAGAGACTGGAGACACTTATCTTGCAAAGGAATGGTTTAAAGAACCTTTTTAAGGTAGCTCTCATGACCAAGACTATGTCCTCTCTGGAAACATTGGATGTCAGTTTGAATTCTTTGAACTCTCATGTGTATGACAGAACATGTGCTTGGGCCGAGAGCATACGGGTGTTGAATTTGTCTTCGAATGTACTTTCGGACTCTGTCTTCAGGTGCTTACCTCCCAAGGTCAAGGTCCTTGACCTTCACAACAACAGGATAGTGAGCATCCCTAAAGATGTCACCCACCTGCAAGCTTTGCAGGAACTCAATGTCGCATCCAATTTTTTAACTGACCTTCCTGGATGTGGAGCCTTCAGTAGCCTTTCTGTGCTGGTCATCGACCATAACTCAGTTTCCCAcccctcctctgatttcttccaGAGCTGTCAGAATATCAGGTCCATAACAGCGGGGAACAACCCATTCCGATGCACATGTGAGCTGAGGGAGTTTGTCAAAAACATAGGTCAGGCATCAAGAGAAGTGGTGGAGGGCTGGCCTGACTCTTACAGATGTGATTACCCAGACAGCATTAAGGGAACCCCACTGCAGGACTTCCACATGTCTCCACTGTCCTGCGATACAATTCTACTGACTGTCACCATTGGGGCCACTCTGCTGCTACTGGCTGCCATTGGGGCTTCCCTCTGTCTCTACTTTGATCTGCCCTGGTATCTCAGGATGCTATGGCAGTGGACACAGACCAGGCACAGGGCCAGGAACATCCCCTTAGAGGAACTGCAGAGGAACCTCCAGTTCCATGCTTTTGTCTCATACAGTGAGCATGATTCTGCCTGGGTGAAGAATGAATTACTACCAAACCTAGAGAAAGATGACATTCGGGTTTGCCTCCATGAGAGAAACTTTGTCCCTGGCAAGAGCATTGTGGAGAACATCATACACTTCATTGAGAAGAGTTACAAGTCCATCTTTGTGCTGTCTCCCCACTTCATCCAGAGTGAGTGGTGCCATTATGAACTCTACTTTGCCCATCACAATCTCTTCCACGAAGGGTCTGATAACTTAATCCTGATCTTGCTGGAACCCATCCAACAGAACAACATTCCCAGTAGATACCACAAGCTGAGGGCTCTCATGGCACAGCGGACTTACTTGGAATGGCCTATTGAGAAGGGTAAACGTGGGCTGTTTTGGGCCAACCTTAGAGCTTCTTTTATTATGAAGCTAGCCTTAGTTAATGAGAATGATGTGAAAACTTGA
- the Tlr1 gene encoding toll-like receptor 1 precursor — protein sequence MTKTQSTIFYCIVVLGLILIKIQLSEESELIIKRPNANLTRVPKDLPLQTTTLDVSQNNISELQTSDILLLSKLRVFIMSYNRLQYLNISVFKFNTELEYLDLSHNELRLISCHATADLKHLDLSFNAFDALPICKEFGNLSQLQFLGLSGSQIQNSSVQLIAHLNISKVLLVLGDTYGEKEDPKCLQHISTETLHIVFPSKREFHFLLDMSVSTAISLELSNIKCVLEDKNCSYFLGTLERLRKTQRLSNLTLNNVDTTWNSFINILQLVWHTPVKSFSISNVKLKGHFNFRRFHYSDTSLRALSIHQVVTDVFSFPQSNIYSIFSNMNIQSFTVSGTRMVHMLCPDQISPFLYLDFTDNLLTDIVFEDCRNLIRLKTLSLQKNQLKTLENIILMSMEMTSLQKLDISQNSLRYSDAGSPCSWTQSLLVLNLSSNMLTDSVFRCLPPKVKVLDLHNNRIVSISKDVTHLQALQELNVASNFLTDLPGCGAFSSLSVLVIDHNSVSHPSSDFFQSCQNIRSITAGNNPFRCTCELREFVKNIGQASREVVEGWPDSYRCDYPDSIKGTPLQDFHMSPLSCDTILLTVTIGATLLLLAAIGASLCLYFDLPWYLRMLWQWTQTRHRARNIPLEELQRNLQFHAFVSYSGHDSAWVKNELLPNLEKDDIRVCLHERNFVPGKSIVENIIHFIEKSYKSIFVLSPHFIQSEWCHYELYFAHHNLFHEGSDNLILILLEPIPQYSIPTNYHKLKTLMARRTYLEWPTEKSKHGLFWANLRASINVKLVNQAEATCYTQQ from the coding sequence ATGACTAAAACACAGTCCACCATCTTCTATTGTATTGTTGTCTTAGGGCTGATACTTATCAAAATCCAGTTATCTGAGGAAAGTGAGTTGATCATTAAGAGGCCAAATGCAAACCTTACCAGAGTGCCCAAGGACCTACCCTTGCAAACAACTACTTTAGATGTATCACAAAACAATATATCTGAGCTTCAGACTTCTGACATACTCTTGTTGTCCAAACTGAGGGTCTTCATTATGTCCTACAACAGACTCCAGTATCTTAATATCAGTGTTTTCAAATTCAACACGGAACTGGAATATTTGGATTTGTCCCACAATGAGTTAAGGCTGATCTCTTGCCACGCAACAGCCGACCTCAAACATTTAGACCTCTCCTTTAATGCATTTGATGCCCTGCCCATATGCAAAGAGTTTGGCAACCTGTCCCAACTACAGTTTCTGGGATTGAGCGGTTCTCAGATACAAAATTCAAGTGTGCAGCTGATTGCTCATCTGAACATCAGTAAGGTTTTGCTGGTGTTAGGAGACACTTATGGGGAAAAAGAAGATCCCAAGTGTCTTCAGCACATTAGCACTGAGACTCTGCATATCGTTTTCCCTTCCAAAAGAGAATTCCATTTTCTTCTGGACATGTCTGTCAGCACGGCCATCAGTTTGGAACTGTCTAACATCAAGTGTGTGCTTGAGGACAAGAACTGCTCTTACTTCCTAGGTACCTTAGAAAGACTTAGAAAGACTCAGAGGCTCTCAAATCTTACCCTGAACAACGTGGACACAACATGGAATTCCTTCATTAACATCCTTCAGCTGGTTTGGCATACACCAGTCAAGTCTTTCTCAATTTCAAACGTGAAACTAAAAGGTCATTTTAACTTCAGAAGATTCCATTATTCTGACACTTCTCTGAGGGCTTTGTCGATACATCAAGTTGTCACTGATGTGTTCAGCTTCCCCCAAAGTAACATATACAGCATCTTCTCCAATATGAACATCCAAAGTTTTACAGTATCTGGAACACGCATGGTCCACATGCTTTGCCCAGACCAAATTAGCCCATTTCTGTATTTGGACTTTACAGATAACCTTTTAACAGACATAGTTTTTGAAGACTGTAGAAATTTAATTAGATTGAAAACACTTAGTTTACAAAAGAATCAGTTAAAAACACTTGAAAATATAATTCTTATGTCTATGGAGATGACATCCCTACAAAAACTAGACATTAGCCAGAATTCTCTAAGGTACAGTGATGCGGGAAGCCCATGCTCCTGGACCCAGAGTTTGTTAGTTTTAAATTTGTCTTCAAACATGCTTACGGACTCTGTCTTCAGGTGCTTACCTCCCAAGGTCAAGGTCCTTGACCTTCACAACAACAGGATAGTGAGCATCTCTAAAGATGTCACCCACCTGCAAGCTTTGCAGGAACTCAATGTCGCATCCAATTTTTTAACTGACCTTCCTGGATGTGGAGCCTTCAGTAGCCTTTCTGTGCTGGTCATCGACCATAACTCAGTTTCCCAcccctcctctgatttcttccaGAGCTGTCAGAATATCAGGTCCATAACAGCGGGGAACAACCCATTCCGATGCACATGTGAGCTGAGGGAGTTTGTCAAAAACATAGGTCAGGCATCAAGAGAAGTGGTGGAGGGCTGGCCTGACTCTTACAGGTGTGATTACCCAGACAGCATTAAGGGAACCCCACTGCAGGACTTCCACATGTCTCCACTGTCCTGCGATACAATTCTACTGACTGTCACCATTGGGGCCactctgctgctgctggctgccaTTGGGGCTTCCCTCTGTCTCTACTTTGATCTGCCCTGGTATCTCAGGATGCTATGGCAGTGGACACAGACCAGGCACAGGGCCCGGAACATCCCCTTAGAGGAACTGCAGAGGAACCTCCAGTTCCATGCTTTTGTCTCATACAGTGGGCATGATTCTGCCTGGGTGAAGAATGAATTACTACCAAACCTAGAGAAAGATGACATTCGGGTTTGCCTCCATGAGAGAAACTTTGTCCCTGGCAAGAGCATTGTGGAGAACATCATACACTTCATTGAGAAGAGTTACAAGTCCATCTTTGTGCTGTCTCCCCACTTCATCCAGAGTGAGTGGTGCCATTATGAACTCTACTTTGCCCATCACAATCTCTTCCACGAAGGGTCTGATAACTTAATCCTGATCTTGCTGGAACCAATTCCACAGTACTCCATCCCTACCAATTACCACAAGCTCAAAACTCTCATGGCACGGAGGACCTATTTGGAATGGCCCACAGAAAAGAGCAAGCATGGACTCTTTTGGGCAAATCTAAGAGCATCCATTAATGTTAAGCTGGTCAACCAGGCAGAAGCAACATGTTACACACAGCAATAA